A window from Oscillatoria salina IIICB1 encodes these proteins:
- a CDS encoding Crp/Fnr family transcriptional regulator — protein MEDRLNSRELNPDLDRLMNSAPVFAGLPPETVEKALCHVVTRSHPSNQVILLENDWGGSVYFILEGWVKIRTYNLDGKEVTLNIIGKGEVFGEMAAMDEVPRSTDVITLTPTKISSIPAQDFTELIRSEPLAGLRLAQLMAKRLRQVNRRLRLREADSMSRVADTILFLAEGQGKEVDGVTEIPNLPHRELSSLSGLARETVTRVLTKLEKKGLIVRENNVLRIPDTSALERIIT, from the coding sequence ATGGAAGACCGACTCAACTCTCGCGAACTAAATCCCGACTTAGATAGATTAATGAACTCTGCTCCTGTTTTTGCGGGCTTACCCCCAGAAACGGTAGAGAAAGCTTTGTGCCACGTCGTTACTCGCAGTCATCCCTCCAATCAGGTAATTTTACTGGAAAACGACTGGGGTGGCTCAGTTTATTTTATTTTGGAGGGTTGGGTAAAAATCCGTACCTATAACCTTGATGGCAAAGAGGTAACTCTCAATATTATCGGTAAAGGAGAAGTTTTTGGTGAAATGGCGGCAATGGATGAAGTGCCGCGATCGACCGATGTAATTACGCTCACACCGACGAAAATTAGCAGCATCCCGGCTCAAGATTTTACTGAGTTGATTCGTTCGGAACCTTTGGCTGGTTTGCGTTTGGCACAATTAATGGCAAAGCGTTTGCGTCAAGTAAATCGCCGACTGCGATTGCGGGAGGCGGATAGTATGTCTCGTGTAGCGGACACGATTTTATTTTTAGCTGAGGGACAAGGAAAAGAAGTTGATGGAGTGACGGAAATTCCTAATTTACCTCACCGAGAATTAAGTAGCCTGAGCGGTTTAGCGCGGGAGACAGTAACGCGAGTGCTGACTAAGCTAGAAAAGAAGGGGCTGATTGTCAGGGAAAATAATGTGCTTCGCATTCCCGATACCTCAGCTTTGGAAAGAATTATTACTTAG
- the cobT gene encoding nicotinate mononucleotide-dependent phosphoribosyltransferase CobT, translating to MTVQVYTRSEQGNWWLQRYQGKLPIFACILGFTATGLIEGISAAGATPAARRYTAIADAEFLVNGVRPRPRFPLPPLDLGISPVFISRAVLEGCQIPVFVLNAGLPRSPAIEAIALGGSPARCLTSGRSLPLATVKHLFAQGLRWGEQFAAQVGDGYLIVSECVVGGTTTALSVLTALGVDAAGKVNSSHSRCNHEQKWEVVQAGLRAAGLLPEIIAKNCDFVDPLEIIAAVGDPMQVVAAGMAIAASRSCGVLLAGGTQMLAVSALAKKIARDRQLEWQPKQVVVGTTSWVVLDSTGDTIGLAKELGDLSLLATKLSFARSRYAQLQVYEQGYVKEGVGAGGAAIAASLYQGWTSRQLLNSIEALVERYQSCLAELESS from the coding sequence ATGACGGTTCAAGTTTATACTCGCTCTGAACAAGGAAATTGGTGGTTGCAGCGCTATCAAGGGAAACTACCAATTTTTGCTTGTATTTTGGGTTTTACGGCAACGGGCTTGATTGAGGGGATTTCGGCGGCGGGGGCAACTCCGGCGGCGCGACGCTATACGGCGATCGCTGATGCTGAGTTTTTGGTTAATGGGGTTCGCCCTCGTCCTCGCTTTCCTTTACCTCCTTTGGATTTGGGCATTTCTCCGGTTTTTATCTCTCGTGCTGTGCTTGAGGGTTGCCAAATTCCGGTTTTTGTGCTAAATGCCGGTTTACCTCGATCGCCAGCAATTGAGGCGATCGCGCTCGGTGGTAGTCCTGCTAGATGTCTGACTTCTGGTCGCTCTTTACCTTTGGCTACGGTTAAACATTTGTTTGCTCAAGGTTTACGTTGGGGAGAGCAATTTGCGGCTCAAGTTGGAGACGGTTATTTAATTGTTTCTGAATGCGTTGTGGGCGGTACGACTACGGCTTTAAGCGTTCTGACTGCTTTGGGTGTTGATGCTGCTGGGAAGGTGAATAGCTCTCATTCTCGCTGCAATCACGAGCAAAAATGGGAGGTAGTTCAAGCAGGTTTACGTGCGGCTGGGTTATTACCAGAAATAATTGCGAAAAATTGTGATTTTGTCGATCCCCTAGAGATTATTGCTGCTGTTGGCGATCCCATGCAGGTTGTGGCTGCGGGAATGGCGATCGCTGCTTCGCGTAGCTGCGGCGTTCTTTTGGCTGGCGGTACACAAATGCTGGCAGTTTCTGCTTTAGCTAAAAAAATAGCTCGCGATCGCCAGCTTGAATGGCAACCAAAACAAGTCGTAGTCGGTACTACTTCTTGGGTAGTTCTCGATTCTACTGGAGATACTATCGGGTTAGCAAAAGAGCTGGGAGATTTGTCGTTGTTAGCAACTAAACTCAGTTTTGCTCGCTCTCGCTATGCTCAACTACAAGTTTACGAACAAGGCTATGTCAAGGAAGGTGTAGGTGCAGGTGGAGCAGCGATCGCTGCTTCTCTCTACCAAGGTTGGACTTCTAGACAATTACTTAATTCAATTGAAGCACTTGTGGAGCGCTATCAAAGCTGTCTTGCTGAGCTTGAAAGTTCTTGA
- a CDS encoding DUF2232 domain-containing protein — protein sequence MSESPPGSSDPLIDESNWVDNDDSPSESLTPKANSQQSPTRMFSPHAPIAMVETAFLASTASLIWLINYYFPPGPLLKIFFPIPIALVYLRRGSRAGWMAALVSFLLLSVLMGPTRSIVFLMPYGLMGVQLGAMWQRGSGWLWTIFLGTPLGAIGFFFRFWLFSILLGEDLWVYVITQVTELLEWIFIKLGLLATPSVFLIQIIAIVTIFINNLIYLFVVHLVALAVLDRLGNPIPRPPQWVQVILDYE from the coding sequence ATGAGCGAATCACCACCAGGATCGAGCGATCCGTTAATTGATGAAAGTAACTGGGTTGACAATGATGATTCTCCCTCGGAATCTTTAACACCGAAAGCTAACTCTCAACAGTCACCAACCCGTATGTTTAGCCCTCATGCACCGATCGCGATGGTGGAAACGGCTTTTTTAGCAAGTACGGCAAGTTTGATCTGGCTGATTAATTATTATTTTCCGCCGGGACCTTTGCTGAAAATTTTTTTTCCCATCCCGATCGCTTTGGTTTATTTGCGACGAGGTTCCCGCGCTGGTTGGATGGCGGCATTGGTTTCTTTTCTGTTACTGTCTGTGTTGATGGGTCCGACTCGTAGTATTGTCTTTCTGATGCCTTATGGTTTGATGGGCGTGCAGTTGGGGGCGATGTGGCAGCGTGGTAGTGGTTGGCTCTGGACGATTTTTTTGGGTACGCCGCTCGGGGCGATTGGTTTCTTTTTCCGTTTTTGGCTGTTTTCGATTCTCTTGGGTGAAGACCTTTGGGTTTATGTGATTACCCAAGTTACGGAACTACTGGAATGGATTTTTATCAAGTTAGGTTTGCTGGCAACTCCCAGTGTGTTTTTGATTCAGATCATTGCCATTGTGACAATTTTTATTAATAATCTCATTTATCTGTTTGTGGTTCATCTGGTGGCTTTGGCTGTTCTCGATCGCCTGGGAAATCCAATTCCACGACCTCCTCAATGGGTGCAAGTGATTCTCGATTACGAATGA